A window of Deinococcota bacterium contains these coding sequences:
- a CDS encoding isoaspartyl peptidase/L-asparaginase translates to APGRLGDSPLIGAGTWADARVALSCTGHGESFIRGVSARQLAWLLESGWSLSDATARVLEEVQGFGGDGGLIAVTAEGRLCAAYNAPSMAYAWRRESGGDARVGLEPGVHVL, encoded by the coding sequence GCGCCCGGCCGCCTCGGCGACTCGCCGCTCATCGGCGCGGGCACCTGGGCGGACGCTCGCGTCGCCCTGTCCTGCACCGGCCACGGCGAGTCCTTTATCCGCGGCGTCAGCGCCCGGCAGTTGGCCTGGCTGCTCGAGAGCGGTTGGAGTCTTAGCGACGCCACCGCGCGCGTGCTTGAGGAGGTGCAAGGCTTTGGCGGCGACGGCGGCCTCATCGCCGTGACGGCCGAGGGCAGGCTCTGCGCCGCCTACAACGCCCCGAGCATGGCCTATGCCTGGCGCCGCGAGAGCGGCGGGGACGCGCGGGTAGGCCTCGAGCCGGGGGTTCACGTCCTCTGA